The genomic DNA CTCCTCCTCCGGGCTCCAGTTGGTGAGGTTCTTCCAGATCGTGCGATCGAGGTCCAGGTTGCGGAAGGTCCGCTTGGGTGGGACGGAGCGGTCCAGCGCGCCGGCCGTGGCCTGCGCCACCTGGGTGCGCAGCACCTCGGCCACCTCGTCGACGAAGCGGCGGATCAGAGCCTTGGCATTGGCCAGCGCGACGCCGGACAGATTGTTCTTGTCGCGCAGCAGCTGTTCGATCAGCGACATGCTCGGGGTCAGCTGTGCGGCGAGGGTGGGATCGGCGAGGACCTCACGCAAGTGCATCCGCTTCACGAGATCGGCCTCGATGGCACCGAGTTCCGGGCCGATCGCGGGAATCAGACGGCCGAGGTCGGGCGTCGCACCGCGACCGCCGGTGCCGGCCGGACCGGCGCCTCGCCCCGCGCGCCCTCCTCCCGGGCGTCCCCCGCGCAGTTCGCCCGGCCGGCAGCCGAGCGCTCGCTCCAGCCACCCCGCGTCGGACTGCCAGCGCGACAGCTGTCCGGCGGTGACGGTGCCGGATCCGGCGGCGAAGACGTTGAGCAGCACCTTCGACACCAGGGCCGCACGCCGTACTTCGGCGGCCCGGTCGCGTCCGTCGTCGTCGGGCTCGGGCTCGGGCACCATCAGACCGTCGAATTCGGAGGCCAGCTCCGGGTGGCGCTGCACGATCGAGTCGACGGAGGTCCCCGGGTCCAACAGCCCGGACGGCAGACCGAT from Streptomyces avermitilis MA-4680 = NBRC 14893 includes the following:
- a CDS encoding VWA domain-containing protein, whose amino-acid sequence is MTERTTEHTPEQNAEADSDENRRQVLYWRLLARLFDHEEQATLESASLAVVEDIGLPSGLLDPGTSVDSIVQRHPELASEFDGLMVPEPEPDDDGRDRAAEVRRAALVSKVLLNVFAAGSGTVTAGQLSRWQSDAGWLERALGCRPGELRGGRPGGGRAGRGAGPAGTGGRGATPDLGRLIPAIGPELGAIEADLVKRMHLREVLADPTLAAQLTPSMSLIEQLLRDKNNLSGVALANAKALIRRFVDEVAEVLRTQVAQATAGALDRSVPPKRTFRNLDLDRTIWKNLTNWSPEEERLYVDRLYYRHTARKTTPQRLIVVVDQSGSMVDSMVNCTILASIFAGLPKVDVHLIAYDTRAIDLTPWVSDPFEMLLRTNLGGGNDGPVAMAMARPKITEPRSTVMVWISDFYEFDRSQPLFEGIEAVHRSGVKFIPVGSVTSSGRQEVNPWFRERFKALGTPVVSGHIRKLVHELKTFLA